In the genome of Primulina eburnea isolate SZY01 unplaced genomic scaffold, ASM2296580v1 ctg808_ERROPOS3000000+, whole genome shotgun sequence, one region contains:
- the LOC140822359 gene encoding pyruvate dehydrogenase E1 component subunit beta-like, with the protein MAVMLQSGGMASVSATFPDLSNKLSVNYVPAIRSDASSVSGWILGTRKAGKITAKAVAAPAENAASAASKTGHELLLFEALREGLMEEMERDPRVCVMGEDVGHYGGSYKVTKDLAEKFGDLRVLDTPIAENSFTGMAVGAAMTGLRPVVEGMNMGFLLLAFNQISDNCGMLHYTSGGQFTIPTVIRGPGGVGRQLGAEHSQRLESYFQSIPGIQMVACSTPYNAKGLMKAAIRSENPVVLFEHVLLYNLKERIPDEEYVLSLEEAELVRPGEHVTILTYSRMRYHVMQAAKTLVNKGYDPEVIDIRSLKPFDLYTIGNSVKKTHRVLIVEECMRTGGIGASLTAAINENFHDYLDAPIVCLSSQDVPTPYAGTLEEWTVVQPPQIVTAVEQLCQ; encoded by the exons ATGGCCGTCATGTTACAATCAGGTGGGATGGCATCAGTCTCGGCTACCTTCCCAGACCTCTCCAATAAACTGTCTGTAAATTATGTTCCAG CTATCAGATCTGATGCAAGCTCAGTCTCGGGTTGGATTCTGGGAACCCGCAAGGCAGGAAAAATCACTGCTAAAGCAGTTGCG GCACCGGCGGAAAATGCTGCGTCAGCAGCTTCAAAAACTGG GCATGAACTTCTGCTGTTTGAAGCTCTTAGAGAAGGACTAATGGAAGAAATGGAAAGAGATCCTCGAGTTTGTGTCATGGGTGAAGACGTGGGCCATTATGGAGGTTCTTATAAGGTCACCAAGGACCTTGCTGAGAAATTTGGAGATCTGAGGGTTCTTGATACACCAATCGCTGAGAATTCTTTCACAGGCATGGCTGTTGGAGCAGCCATGACAGGCCTGAGACCGGTTGTTGAAGGCATGAACATGGGATTTCTTCTATTGGCCTTCAACCAAATATCCGACAACTGTGGCATGCTTCACTATACTTCAGGTGGGCAGTTCACAATTCCAACTGTGATTCGTGGACCAGGAGGTGTTGGGCGCCAACTTGGGGCAGAGCACTCACAGAGGCTTGAGTCCTATTTCCAGTCAATTCCTGGAATACAGATGGTTGCCTGTTCAACCCCATACAACGCCAAAGGTCTTATGAAAGCTGCCATTCGTAGTGAGAACCCTGTGGTCCTGTTCGAACACGTGCTTCTTTACAACCTGAAGGAGAGAATTCCGGACGAAGAATACGTGCTTTCACTGGAAGAGGCTGAACTGGTGAGACCCGGTGAGCATGTTACGATCTTAACATACTCTCGGATGAGATACCATGTGATGCAAGCAGCGAAGACTCTTGTCAACAAAGGGTATGATCCTGAAGTGATTGACATAAGGTCGTTGAAACCCTTTGATCTCTACACCATTGGGAACTCTGTGAAGAAAACCCACCGAGTGCTTATAGTTGAGGAATGCATGAGGACAGGTGGTATCGGGGCCAGCCTTACTGCAGCTATAAATGAGAATTTCCATGATTATTTGGATGCCCCAATCGTTTGCCTTTCCTCACAGGATGTACCCACTCCTTATGCTGGCACTTTGGAGGAATGGACCGTGGTTCAACCGCCGCAGATTGTAACTGCAGTTGAGCAGCTTTGTCAGTAG
- the LOC140822344 gene encoding glycolate oxidase encodes MEEITNVTEYQAIAKQKLPKMVYDYYASGAEDQWTLAENRNAFSRILFRPRILIDVSKIDMATTVLGFKISMPIMIAPTAMQKMAHPEGEYATARAASSAGTIMTLSSWATSSVEEVASTGPGIRFFQLYVYKDRNVVAQLVRRAERAGFKAIALTVDTPRLGRRESDIKNRFTLPPFLTLKNFEGLDLGKMDKSDDSGLASYVAGQIDRSLSWKDVKWLQTITSLPILVKGVLTAEDTRIAIQSGAAGIIVSNHGARQLDYVPSTIMALEEVVKAAQGRLPVFLDGGVRRGTDVFKALALGASGIFIGRPVVFALAADGEAGVRKALQMLRDEFELTMALSGCRSLSEITRNHIATEWDAPRALLAPRL; translated from the exons ATGGAAGAGATAACAAATGTAACCGAATATCAGGCTATTGCCAAGCAAAAGTTGCCGAAAATGGTGTACGACTACTATGCATCAGGTGCCGAGGACCAGTGGACTCTGGCTGAGAACAGAAATGCCTTCTCAAGAATTCT GTTCCGGCCCCGAATTCTCATTGATGTATCCAAGATTGACATGGCTACCACTGTTTTGGGCTTCAAGATTTCAATGCCCATCATGATTGCCCCAACTGCTATGCAAAAAATGGCTCACCCTGAAG GAGAGTACGCAACCGCTAGAGCTGCATCATCAGCTGGAACAATCATG ACGTTGTCTTCATGGGCCACTTCCAGTGTTGAAGAAGTTGCTTCAACCGGACCCGGCATAAGATTCTTTCAGCTCTAT GTCTATAAGGACAGGAATGTTGTGGCTCAACTGGTGCGAAGAGCAGAAAGGGCAGGTTTTAAGGCCATAGCACTTACGGTGGATACTCCAAGATTGGGACGCAGAGAATCTGATATTAAGAACAG ATTTACTTTGCCACCTTTTCTGACATTGAAGAATTTCGAAGGTCTGGATCTTGGGAAGATGGACAAA TCTGATGACTCTGGTTTAGCTTCATATGTTGCTGGCCAAATTGATCGATCTTTGAGCTGGAAG GATGTGAAGTGGCTACAAACCATTACCTCGTTGCCTATCCTGGTTAAGGGTGTACTCACTGCTGAGGACA CAAGGATCGCAATTCAGAGTGGAGCAGCTGGTATTATCGTATCCAATCATGGTGCTCGCCAACTTGATTACGTCCCTTCCACTATCATGGCTCTGGAAGAG GTCGTGAAAGCCGCACAAGGACGGTTGCCAGTTTTCTTGGATGGAGGCGTTAGGCGTGGAACAGACGTCTTCAAGGCCTTGGCATTGGGAGCCTCTGGCATCTTT ATTGGTCGACCTGTAGTTTTTGCGCTGGCAGCTGATGGAGAAGCCGGTGTTAGAAAAGCGCTCCAAATGCTGCGTGATGAGTTTGAACTGACTATGGCTTTGTCTGGTTGTCGTTCACTCAGTGAGATAACCCGTAATCACATCGCCACGGAGTGGGATGCCCCTCGTGCTCTTCTAGCTCCCAGGTTGTAG